In the Bos taurus isolate L1 Dominette 01449 registration number 42190680 breed Hereford chromosome 21, ARS-UCD2.0, whole genome shotgun sequence genome, one interval contains:
- the KLHL28 gene encoding kelch-like protein 28 isoform X1 → MDHTSPTYMLANLTHLHSEQLLQGLNLLRQHHELCDIILRVGDVKIHAHKVVLASISPYFKAMFTGNLSEKENSEVEFQCIDETALQAIVEYAYTGTVFISQDTVESLLPAANLLQIKLVLKECCAFLESQLDPGNCIGISRFAETYGCHDLYLAATKYICQNFEAVCQTEEFFELTHADLDEIVSNDCLNVATEETVFYALESWIKYDVQERQKYLAQLLNSVRLPLLSVKFLTRLYEANHLIRDDRTCKHLLNEALKYHFMPEHRLSHQTVLMTRPRCAPKVLCAVGGKSGLFACLDSVEMYFPQNDSWIGLAPLNIPRYEFGICVLDQKVYVIGGIETNVRPGITIRKHENSVECWNPDTNTWTSLERMNESRSTLGVVVLAGELYALGGYDGQSYLQSVEKYIPKVRKWQPVAPMTTTRSCFAAAVLDGMIYAIGGYGPAHMNSVERYDPSKDSWEMVASMADKRIHFGVGVMLGFIFVVGGHNGVSHLSSIERYDPHQNQWTVCRPMKEPRTGVGAAVIDNYLYVVGGHSGSSYLNTVQKYDPISDTWLDSAGMIYCRCNFGLTAL, encoded by the exons atGGACCACACATCCCCGACCTACATGCTTGCTAACTTAACCCACTTACATTCTGAACAACTTCTACAAGGCTTGAATCTTCTTCGTCAACATCACGAACTCTGTGACATCATTCTTCGAGTAGGTGATGTTAAAATTCACGCTCACAAAGTGGTACTTGCCAGCATCAGCCCGTATTTCAAAGCTATGTTCACTGGAAACCTCTCTGAAAAAGAGAACAGTGAAGTTGAGTTTCAGTGCATTGATGAGACTGCTCTCCAGGCCATTGTGGAATATGCCTATACAGGGACTGTTTTTATTTCACAAGATACAGTTGAATCTCTCCTTCCAGCAGCAAACCTACTGCAGATAAAACTTGTCCTGAAAGAATGTTGCGCATTTCTTGAAAGCCAACTTGATCCTGGTAATTGTATTGGAATTTCTCGTTTTGCAGAGACGTATGGTTGCCATGACCTTTATTTGGCAGCCACTAAATACATATGCCAGAATTTTGAAGCTGTTTGCCAGACTGAAGAGTTTTTTGAGCTCACTCATGCTGATTTGGATGAAATCGTTTCCAATGACTGTTTGAATGTAGctactgaagagactgttttttatGCACTTGAGTCTTGGATCAAGTATGATGTCCAAGAACGCCAGAAGTACTTAGCTCAGCTACTTAACAGTGTGCGATTACCGTTGCTCAGTGTTAAGTTTCTCACTAGATTATATGAAGCAAATCATCTTATTCGTGATGATCGCACTTGTAAACATCTTTTGAATGAAGCTCTGAAGTACCACTTTATGCCCGAACACAGACTGTCTCATCAGACAGTCTTGATGACACGACCTCGCTGTGCTCCCAAAGTACTTTGTGCAGTAGGAGGAAAATCTGGACTGTTTGCCTGTTTAGATAG TGTGGAGATGTACTTTCCTCAGAATGACTCTTGGATTGGTTTGGCACCCCTAAACATTCCTCGCTATGAATTTGGAATATGCGTTTTAGACCAAAAAGTGTATGTTATAGGTGGTATTGAAACTAACGTGCGTCCTGGCATCACTATCAGAAAACATGAAAATTCAGTAGAATGCTGGAATCCTGATACAAATACTTGGACTTCTCTCGAGAGGATGAATGAGAGTCGTAGTACCCTTGGAGTAGTGGTACTTGCAGGAGAACTTTATGCTTTGGGTGGTTATGATGGACAGTCTTACTTGCAATCTGTAGAGAAGTATATTCCCAAagtaagaaaatggcaacctgtgGCACCCATGACTACGACAAGAAGTTGTTTTGCTGCAGCAGTGTTGGATGGAATGATATACGCCATTGGAGGGTATGGTCCTGCCCACATGAACAG TGTGGAGCGTTACGATCCAAGTAAAGACTCCTGGGAGATGGTTGCATCTATGGCAGATAAAAGGATTCACTTTGGTGTGGGTGTCATGCTAGGCTTTATTTTCGTGGTGGGTGGACATAATGGTGTTTCACATTTGTCAAGCATTGAAAGATACGATCCTCATCAAAATCAGTGGACTGTGTGCAGACCAATGAAAGAACCCAGAACAG